CGGTACTCGGCAAAGCTGCCGTGCCAGTCCACATGGTCCTCGGCGATGTTGAGCACGGCCGAGGCCAGCGGGGAGAGCAGCTCGGTGTATTCGAGCTGGAAGCTGGAGAGCTCCACGGCCAGGCTGTCGTAGCCCTCGGGATCGCGGATGGCATCGAGCACCGGGACGCCGATGTTGCCGCAGGCGATGGCGCGCTGCCCATCGCGGAGGAGCATGGACTCCAGAAGCGTGACGGTGGTGGTCTTGCCGTTGGTGCCGGTGAGCACGAGCCACTGCGGCTCTTTCGCACCCGGACGGGCTCCGAGCCTCCAGGCCAGCTCGACCTCGGACCAGACCGGGATCGACTCGGCGCGCGCCTGCGCGATCAGCGCCGAATCCGGGCGCCAGCCGGGTGAGGTCACGACGAGATCGGCAGGCTCTCCTCCGACGAGCGGGAGCCAGGAGAGGTGCTCCTCCCCCAGAAGCACGTCCTCGACGCCCACCAGCCGCAGCGTCTCGGCTTCGCGACGCTTCTTCCGACCGTCAGATCCATCGACGACGACGACGCGCGCGCCGAGCTCGGCGAGGGTGTCTGCGGCGGCGAAGCCGGAGACGCCGAGGCCGGTGACGACGGCGCGCAGCCCGGACCACGGCGCGTCCCAGCCACGAAGATCGGGACGGATCTGGGGCTGACGAGCGGGCTCGGCCGGCTCGGCAGCTGAGTCATGCGCGTTCACGGTCACTGGAAGATCACCCATTCTCCGTAGAACAGGGCCAGTCCGATGCCGACGGCCAGGGCACCGATGATCCAGAAGCGGACCACCACGGTGACCTCGGCCCAGCCCTTGAGCTCAAAGTGATGCTGCAGCGGAGCCATCAGGAAGACACGCTTGCCGCCGGAGAGCTTGAAGTACCCGACCTGGATGATCACCGACAGGGTGATGAGCACGAAGAGTCCACCCAGGATGACGAAGAGCAGCTGGGTGTGCGTCAGGATCGCGAAACCTGCCAGCGCGCCGCCCAGGGCCAGGGAACCGGTGTCCCCCATGAAGATCTTCGCCGGGGAGGTGTTCCACCAGAGGAAGCCGATCAGCGCGCCGGTGATGATGGCGGCGATCATCGCCATGTCCATGGGGTCTCTGACCTGGTAGCAGACGCCTTCCACTGCGCTGGTGGATCCGCCGCAGGACTGGTTGTACTGCCAGATCGAGATGATCGTGTAGGCCGCGGTGACCATCGCGGTGGCCGCCGCAGCGAGTCCGTCCAGCCCGTCGGTGAGGTTCACCCCGTTCGTGGTGGCGGTGATGATGAGGTTCGCCCAGATGATGAACAGGATCAGTCCGATCACCGGACCCGCGAACCCGAGGTCGAGCACGGTCTCGCGGACGAAGGAGATGTTCGTGGAGCCGGGCGTCAGTCCGTCGGAGTCTGGGAAGCTCAGGGCCAGCACC
The nucleotide sequence above comes from Nesterenkonia halotolerans. Encoded proteins:
- the mraY gene encoding phospho-N-acetylmuramoyl-pentapeptide-transferase gives rise to the protein MIAVVIGAVLGLGLTLAGTPLFIRFLVKRGYGQFIRDDGPTTHHVKRGTPTMGGAVILIAVLVAYFATHLILGLTGDTGGPTVSGLLLLLLMVGMGLVGFADDFAKISKKQSLGLTPWRKIAGQGAIGILFAVLALSFPDSDGLTPGSTNISFVRETVLDLGFAGPVIGLILFIIWANLIITATTNGVNLTDGLDGLAAAATAMVTAAYTIISIWQYNQSCGGSTSAVEGVCYQVRDPMDMAMIAAIITGALIGFLWWNTSPAKIFMGDTGSLALGGALAGFAILTHTQLLFVILGGLFVLITLSVIIQVGYFKLSGGKRVFLMAPLQHHFELKGWAEVTVVVRFWIIGALAVGIGLALFYGEWVIFQ